The Sphingopyxis sp. BE259 nucleotide sequence TCGAAATGCAGACGCTGCCCGCCGACTGGTCGATCCATTGTTTGGCGGGGGCGAGATAGCCGAGCGTCTTGCCAATCCCGGTTCCCGCTTCGGCGACCAGCATCCGCGGCGCGTCCTTGCGCTCGCGCGGTTCGAAAATCGCGGCGGTGGCGCGGGCATAATCCTGCTGCCCCGGGCGGCGTTCGGCGCCGTCGCCGGTCAGCCGGTCGAGACGCGCGGTGACGTCCTCGGGGTTGATGCGAACCTGCCGCGGCGCGGCGCGCGGCGGCGCCTCTTCCCATTCGGGCAGGCGCGCGAACAGCCAGCGTTCATTGGCGTCGGGGGTCGTCAGCCGTGGTTGGACGAGGGGCGCCCACGGCCAGCGCTGGCGCGCCAGTGCTTGCAGTCCGTGCCACGCGCCCTCGCGTTCGGGCCACGCCGGATTGTCGATTCCGGCGAGCATCGCGGCGGTCGCTTGCGGCAGAAAAGCGGCGATGTCTGCTTCGGCTTTGGGCGGGGCGAGGCCGGTCGCGGCGGCGATCCCGGCGGGAGTCGGCACCGCAAAGCGCGCCGGGCAGAGGAAAGCGAAAAGTTCGAGCAGGTCGAGCCCCGACAGTTCGGGATAGCCGAGCCGATCGCCGGTCAGCGTCGCATTGAGCAGCAAATGCGGGGTCGCTGCAACCGCCGCAATTGCCTCACCGCGCCCGACCCGCTGGACCCGTCCGTACGCGTCGGCGATCCAGATGCCGACATGGCTGGCGTGGATCGCGGGCAGGGGAAGGGGGACCGGAGGCATCGCCCCAAACTAAGGACAAAAGGCGAACGCGGCAAGCGCGCGCATTCCGGCGGCAAGATCAGTCAACGTGACTATCTTCCAAGCCGATGATAGTCAGCGGTGATGGCAAAATTTCTGCTCTGGATTGTTCGGGCTGCCTTGGGCCTAATTGCCTTTTTCGCATCAGTTGGACCTGAAGGTGCTAAATCGAACATTAGCGAATGGCTGACACTTGCTGGCCTCGACGAGCTTCCCCCCCATATTCGGAACCATAACGTCGATCAGCCTATCGCATTTGCTGCGATAATCCTGATTTTCGTATCCATGATTCCTTGGCGTCGATTTTGGACGCAGATTCTTGCGCAATTTCACCAAAGCGCGCGCCATTCCGATCCGGAAACGCTGGAGTGGTTTTGGGAGATGGAAGGATTTCCGGTCTATTGGCTGGGTATGATGCGCTCCGGTTTCGATCCAGTTCGGGTGACGGGTTTCCAACTGCAAGGGCGTAATCATGGCGCTTTGATCGACAATATGTCCGGCTTTGTTCGTTCCGATATGACGGGGCAGAGTTTGCCGATATTCCTTAACGTCGAGGGCGACCCTGTGCTGCCCGAAGAGACGTACGGCATACCGGCAGGTGCAGATTTTGGTGTGTGCGCGTTTTTTGGCGAGCGAAATTCCACGCGTCCGGGCATAAATTCTGAGCAGTTTATCGGGGAATTTGGCGCTTTCACTGTTGTAATCGAATACGATGGCAAAAGATGGCAAAGATCGTTTGGCGAGGAAGAAATTGAAGCTCAAATGTCGCGCTTCGTTCGCGAAAGTCGACGTGGAACGGCGCAGCCACGGGTTACCAGAAAGGCGACGGGATAGTGAGCCAGCCGGAGTGGATGATTCAGCTCAACCCGCGGCGGCCAAATACCGGAGTGCGATTGTTCAGGAAAATCTGGGCCGGGTTGATCGCCACCGCATTTCGGGCGCGATTCAAGGCGTTATAGAGCGGGCCGTGGGTCAGTTCATAAGGGAATCGTACCCCCATGCGGTCCACCTCGGACCACATGACGACGGCATAAGTGACCTGACCGCCATAATGGATTTCGCAGCGCGAGCGCGCCGGCATGCTGGCGCCGTCGATCCGCGCGCCGCCTTCGGACAGGTCGGTAATCTGGCCCTCGACAAAGTTCAGCACGCCGTTGACCGTCACCTCGATCGCGACGGGGGTGCGGGGCTGGCGGCGTGGCTGCGGGATGCGGGGTGTGTTCATGGCGTGATGCTAAGCCCTGGATGGTAAATTTTCCGGTAACGATAATCGGCGCAGCCGTGATGCCCCGGTACATGGCAGTGGGTGGCGACTCGCGCCGAAACGTGCAGAAAAGCGCCGCCCCCTCTCCAAAGGTCAGGATTTGTCGATGCAAGCCGTTGTCTGCCGCCGCTACGGCGGGCCCGAGGTGCTGGAATTTCGCGAGGTGCCGATGCCTGAACCTGCCGCAAACGAGGTACGGGTGAAAGTTGTGGCCACATCGGTGACCTCAGGCGATAGCCGCCTGCGCGCCGCCCGTTTTCCGCCCGGCATGGGATTGATCGCGCGATTGTTGTTTGGTTGGCGCGGGCCACGCCAGCCCATTCTGGGGACCGAGCTTGCCGGAATCGTCGATGCCGTGGGGGCTGGCGTCACCCGTTACCGACCCGGCGACGCGGTGATGGCGTTTCCGGGCGGGGCAATGGGCTGCCACGCCGAATATCGCTGTGTTGCCGAGACGGGGCCGATTGCGCGCAAGCCCGATGGCCTCAGCTTTGCCAAGGCGGCGACGCTGTGTTTCGGCGGCAGCACCGCGCTGCATTTTCTGGAGGTCGCGGCGGTGGCGCCGGGCGACCGGGTGCTGGTGGTCGGGGCGTCGGGCGCGGTGGGGTCAGCGCTGGTCCAACTCGCGCGCCACCGCGGCGCCGCGGTCACCGCAGTGTGCAGTGCGCGCAATGCCGATCTGGTCCGCGATCTGGGAGCGGCGGCAGTGATCGACTATGCGACCATTGATTTCCGCGGCCAGCCGGGCGCCTATGACGTCGTGTTTGAAACCACGGGCGGCATGACGACCGGCGAGGCGCTGCCTTTGCTGCGTCGCAAGGGGCGTTTTGTGGCGATCGCCGCAGGGGTGCCCGATATGCTGGCGACGATCGGAGCGCCGGGGCGCGGCGGGCGCCGGGTCATTGCCGGTCCCGCAAGCGAAAAGCCCGAGCATGTCCGGCAGCTCGCCGACCTGGCGGCCTCGGGCGTGCTGCGCCCGGTGGTCGACGGCACATTTAGCTTCGACGCCATTGCGGCGGCGCATGCCTATGTCGATACCGGGCGGAAACGCGGGTCGGTTGCCGTGCTGCTTGACCCCGCAGCGCACGAATAGGGGCCGGTTCAGCCACCGTGCGCTTGCAAAAGCGCGCGAAAGCGGGAAAGGGCGGTTCCCCACTGCTTGCATATCGGAAGATTGTCGTGACCGAATTTCGTGCCGCCGCCCTCACGTCCAAGGCCTGGCCGTTCGAGGAAGCGCGCAAGCTGGTCAAACGCTATCCGGACGGCAAGCCCGGCGGCGCGCCGATGCTGTTCGAAACCGGCTATGGTCCGTCGGGGCTGCCGCATATCGGCACCTTCAACGAAGTGCTGCGCACGACGATGGTTCGCCGCGCCTATGAGGAAATGACCGGCGCGCCGACGCGGCTGGTGGCGTTCAGCGACGACATGGACGGGCTGCGCAAGGTGCCCGACAATGTTCCGAACCATGCGATGCTCACCGAATATCTCGGCAAGCCGCTGACCGACGTCCCCGATCCGTTCGAGAAGTTTGAAAGTTTCGCGCATCATAACAATGCGATGCTGCGCGAGTTTCTCGATCGTTTTGGCTTTGACTATGAATTCGTCAGTTCGACCGAGCGGTACAAGAACGGCGCGTTCGATGAGGCGCTGAAAAATGTCCTGCGCCACAATCAGGACATTCTCGACATCATGTTGCCGACGCTGCGCGCCGAGCGTGCCGCGACCTATTCGCCGATCCTGCCCGTCAGCCCGACATCGGGCGTAGTGTTGCAGGTGCCGGTGACCGTCGTCGATGCCGATGCAGGGCTGGTATCGTTCGACGACGACGGCCAGATGATCACGCACAGCGTTCTGGGCGGCGGCGCGAAGCTGCAATGGAAGGTCGATTGGGCGATGCGCTGGGTCGCGCTCGGCGTCGATTACGAGATGTATGGCAAAGACTTGACCGACAGCGGCGTCCAGTCGGGCAAGATCGCCAAGGCGCTCGGCGGACGCAAGCCCGAGGGACTGATTTACGAGATGTTCCTCGACGAAAAGGGCGAGAAGATCTCGAAGTCGAAGGGCAATGGTCTGAGCCTCGAGCAATGGCTGGACTATGGCAGCGAAGAGAGCCTGGCGTTCTTTGCCTATCGCGAACCCAAGGCCGCGAAGCAGCTGCATATCGGGGTGATCCCCAAGGCGGTCGATGAATATCTGCAGATGCGCGGCAATTATCCGGCGCAGGATGCCGACAAGCAGCTCGGCAATCCGGTGCATCATGTCCATGTCGCGCGCGGGCAGGCGGTTCCCACGGCCGAATTGCCGGTGACGTTCGGGCTGCTGCTCAATCTGGTGGGGGTGATGGGCGCCGATGCGTCGAAGGACCAGATCTGGCGCTATCTTGGCCAATATGTCGAGGGTGCCGATGCCGCGACTTACCCTGAACTCGACCGGCTGATCGACAATGCGATGGCGTATAACCGCGACTATGTCGCGCCGACGCTGAGCCGCCGCAAGCCGGTGGGCGGCGAAGGGGCGGCGCTGGCCGAGCTCGATGCCAAGCTGGCGGCGCTATCCGCCGACGCGGGCGCCGATGACATTCAGAACATTGTGTATGAGATCGGCAAGAACGAGGCCTATGGCTTTGAAAATCTGCGCGATTGGTTCAAGGCGCTCTACGAAACGCTGCTCGGATCGAGCGCCGGGCCGCGGATGGGCAGCTTTATCGCGCTGTTCGGGATCGATAATACGCGGCGGTTGATTGCGGAAGCGTTGGCGTGATTGAAATATTCACCACTGGCGGCACGATCGACAAAGTCTATTTCGACGCGCTGTCCGAATTTCAGATCGGCCCGGCGGCGATCCCCGACTTGCTGCGCGAAAACAATGTCCATGTCCCGCACCGGGTGACGCAGTTGATGCGCAAGGACAGCCTGGAACTGGATGATGTCGATCGCGCCGCGATCCGCGCAGCGGTGGCGGCGAGCGATGCAGCGCATATTCTGGTGACGCACGGCACCGACACGATGGTCCTCACCGGCCGGGCGCTGGCGGGGATTGCGGGAAAGACGATCGTGATGACCGGCGCGATGCAACCGGCGTCGGTGCGCGCCAGCGACGCCGAATTCAACGTCGGCTTTGCACTGGCGGCGGCACAGACGCTGCCGTCGGGGGTCTATATCGCGATGAACGGGATGATCTTTGACCCCGCAACGACCGAGAAGGATCGCGCCCGGGCGCGCTTCGTTGCGCAGGACCGCGGCTAACCCTTGGCGGTCACCTGCCGCAGCACCGCGGCGTAGCCCGGCGCGATGGTCATCGATTCATGCCGGCCGGCGCGGCCGAGCATCGCATGCACTTCGGCCAGCCGGTAGCACGGCACTCCCATGAACAGATGGTGCTCCGAATGATAATTCACCCAATATGGCGCTACCGTTGCGCGGGCCAGCCAGCCCGCGTGGGTGGTGCGAGCGTGGGTGAAGGGATCGTCGCTGCCGGTCGTCGTGCAGGCATGTTCGGCAATGTTGCGGATGCGGAGGTATAGCTGAAAGGTCGTGGCCAGTCCGGCGAGCCAGAGCAAATAGGGCGTCCAGCCATAGAGCGCGAGAGAGGCGGCGAGGAGCACCGCCTGGACAAGCAGGAACCGGCCGACCGCGCGCGCCACCGTGATGGCGCCCGCAAGATCGACCGTCGGTGACGTCATGCCGTCGTCGGACTGCTTGTTAAATGGCGTTCCGGCGGTGGTGCTCGCGCGGCCCTTGTCAGCCATTTCGCCGCGCAGCATTGCCTTCAGCCCGACGATCGCGAAGCCGAATTGCGCGATGCGCTGTTTGAAAAAGGTCTGGCCGGTCAGGTCGCGTAGTATCTTGCGGCCGAGGCTGGCGCGCGTGGTCGGAAAGGGCTTCGACAGCGAAAGATCGGGATCCTCGGCCTGCTGGGTGAATTTGTGGTGCTGAAGATGATAGGTGCGATAGGCGATCAGGTCGGACCCGACCGCGGCGCCGGTCAGCCATTGGCCGAGGAAATTGTTGGTCTTGCGCACCGGATGCAGCAGCCCGTGCGCGGCGTCGTGCATCAGGATCGCGAGGCCGAGCTGGCGACCACCGACAAAGACGACGGCGACGGCCCAAGCTGCGGGGTTTTGCGACCATGCCGCGATCCCGACCAGCGCGATGCTGACGATCCACGCATGGGCGACCAGCCAGATGCCGCGCCAGCGCGATGCGGCGGTGATCGCCGCCCATTGGCTGCGGTCGAAAAAGCGGTCGGGCGGGAGCAGGCGGACGGCGGGCATAAGCGGCTATAACAAGTTGCGATGCGAAACGGAATAGCGTCCATAATGGCACAAGAACGGGGTTAACGACTGCGCCGCGGTAAGGATTTGGCAACCTCTATTTGGCCACTGAACCGGGTGGATCAGGCGAGCAGGACAAGCGGGAAATTGGGGGTTCGGCGTAGCATCATTCGGCCGACGGTCGGCGAGTCTGTGACCGGTGAATCGATGTTCGATTCGCCCGAATTCGTGACGCGTTTGCTGCGCGTGACACAGCTATGGCATTACGTGCTGATCAGCCGCTTTCTGGCATTTGTCGCCTTTGCGTTCGCGCCCGGAGTTGCCGGTTTCATGACCCATCCGTCGCAATGGCTGGTGATGGCGGCGGGCCTGTGCTGTGACGTGGCACTGACAGTCATGGGCCAGGCGATGCGCCGACCGCGGCGCTGGATGCAGCAACGGCTGCGGTCGCTGGTGATGATCGGTACGGGGCTGATCGCGCTGGGTAGTCTGCTCAACGCCGCGGCGATGTTTGCCGTAATCGCGATTCCCGACCGCACCGGTTATTTTGACGCCTTTACCGCGATCCAGGTCGGGTCGCTGCTGGTCGCAGCGTCGGCGGTCGCGATCGTAAGGCCCGCCTTTTTCGCCTTTGCTGGAGCAACGGCGCTGGGCGGCGCGATCGGTATCGGGTCGTGGCCGTTTGGGGTGGCAGGGTTCATATTCCTTGGCCTGCTCATTGTGATGATGCGCGAAGACATTCGCCACCAGCGCCGCGCGACGCGGGCACGGCGGCTGTCGGTCAGCGACCAGCAGCGCGCGCTCAACCTGATGCGCGATTTCGAGCGCGCGGGGCGCGGCTGGTTCTGGGAAACCGATCGCCACGGTCAGCTGGTCTATATTTCGCCGACCGTCGCCGCGCGGCTGGGGCAGACGCCGTCCGATCTGGTTGGACGACCGTTCACCGACATCATCCGCAAACGCATTGGCAACGACGAGAATGAAGAACGAACGCTGGGGTTCAGCCTGTCGTCGCGCACCCCGTTCAAGGAGCTGACGGTTCAGGCTGCGGTCGCGGGCGAGGAGCGCTGGTGGTCGATCTCAGGGCAGCCGATCAGCAACGAACTCGGCAATTTTCAGGGGTTTCGCGGCAGCGGCACCGACCTGACCGAAAAGAAACGCTCGGAGCGTGAGATCAACCAGCTCGCGCGCTACGACACGCTCACCGGGCTAGCGAACCGGCCGCACATCACCGACCTGCTCGAGCGCGCGCTGAAAAGCCATATCGGGCAGCCGCAGCCGTGCGCGCTGCTGTTGATGGACCTCGACCGCTTCAAGGCGGTCAATGACACGCTGGGGCATCCGGTCGGCGACCAGCTGTTGCAGCAGGTCGCCGGAAGGCTGACCCAGATCGTCGGCGACAAGGGCCAGGTCGGGCGACTCGGCGGCGACGAATTCCAGATCGTCGTGCCGCAGCTCAGCCAGCCAGAAAAGCTGGCGGGCATTGCCAATGCGATCATCCTCAGCCTGGCCAAGCCCTTTTCGATCGAGGGCGAGCAGGTCCGGATCGGCTGTTCGGTCGGGATCGCGGTGTCGGAGGGGCAAGGGGTGTCTGCGTCGGCGCTGGTCCGCAACGCCGATCTGGCGCTCTATGCCGCCAAGGATGCGGGGCGCGGCGTCTATCGTTTCTATGCCGACGCGATGCACAATCAGGCGAGCGAGCGAAAGGCGATCGAGGATGCGCTGCGCGACGCGCTGGTCAAGGACGAGCTGCGGCTGCTCTATCAGCCGATCGTCGATGTCCAGAGCGAACGGATCGCGGGGTTCGAGGCGCTGATCCGCTGGCATCACGCGACCGAGGGGATGATCAGCCCGGCGAAATTCATCCCGATCGCCGAGGAATCGAACCTGATCGTGCCGATCGGCGAATGGATCATCCGCACCGCCTGTGCGAGCATCGCCTTGCTTGGCCCCGGCTACCGCGTCGCGGTCAATGTTTCGCCGCGCCAGTTCGCCAACGAAAAGCTGCCATCGACGATCCTGAGCGCGGTGTCGGCGGCGGGGATCCGTCCCGAACAGCTTGAGCTGGAGATCACCGAGGGGGTGTTCCTCGACGAAAGTCCCGAAAATCTGGCGATGTTCCAAAAGCTGAAGCGCACCGGCATCCGGCTGGCGCTCGACGATTTCGGCACCGGCTATTCGGCACTCGGCTATCTGAAAAAGGCGCCGTTCGACAAGATCAAGATCGACCAGAGCTTTGTTCTGGGTGCTGCCGATCCCAGCAGCATGAACGCCGCGATCATCTCGTCGATCGTCGGGCTGGCCAGCGCGCTCAAGATGGAGACGACGGCGGAAGGGGTCGAGACGCACGACGATCTGGCGCTGATCCGCGGGCTGGGGTGCAGCCATGTCCAAGGCTTTATCTATGGGCGCCCGATGGAGCTGGCCGAGGTGCTGACGCTGCTGCGCGAGGGCGGCGGGCGGGCCGAAGCGTGCGGTTACAAAAGCACGCGCGAACCGCGGCTGACCATTTTTCGGACGATCCAGGTGGCGAGCGGCGGCTATCATTATGAAGCGATCGTCCGCAATATGTCGCCGCGCGGGGCGCTGGTCGAGGGGTTGTGGAATGTGCCCCCGGGAACGGCGTTGACGCTGGATTTCGGCGCCGATCAGTCGTTCAGCGCCGAGGCCCGCTGGTCGGCGGGCAACCGCGTCGGGGTGAAATTTGCCGAGGTGGTCGATATGGAAGCGTTGCTTGGGACGAAGGCGGTGTTGCCGGCGACAGGGCGGGTACGGCGCGCGGCTTAGACTTGATAAGGTGGTAGCAAGGTCCGTTTGTCCTGAGGAGGGGCTGAGCTTCGGCGAAGACCCGTCTCGAAGGATCAAGCGCGGCGCCAGCGTCCTTCGAGACGCCATTTCGCCAAGCTCAATGGCTCCTCAGGACGAACGAAAGGTTGGAGGTCGGCGGTCAATCCGCCACCCGCCCGCGAACCATCACCCAATCGATCCTTTCCAGCACAGCCACGTCCTTGAGCGGATCACCCGAAACCGCGATCATGTCCGCCGACATGCCGGGCGCGATGCGGCCGATCTCCCCTTCCATCGACAGCGCCTTGGCGGCGACGGTGGTCGCGCTGGCCAATGCCTCGCGCGGGGTCAGTCCGGCCTTGACCAGCAGCGCGAACTCGCCGCCGTTGCGGCCATGTTCGAACACCCCAGCGTCGGTGCCAAAGGCGACGGGCACGCCGAGCGCCTTGGCGCGGGTCACCGCTTTGCCGACGCTGCCCAGCGTCATGCGGACCTTTTCTTCGACCGTCGGGGTATAGATGCCTTTGCCCAGCCGTTCGCGGATGCCTTCGAACGCCATCAGCGTCGGGACCAGATAGGTGCCCTTGGCCTTCATTACCTTCAGTGCTGCGTCGTCGGCAAAGGTGCCATGATCGATGGTGTCGATCCCCGCCGCCGCCGATGCTTCGATACCGCGCGCGCCATGGGCGTGCGCCATGACCTTCAGCCCCAGCGAATGGGCAGTGTCGGCGATGCTTTGCAGTTCGGGGCTGGTGAAATGCCCCTCCAGCCCGCGGCCTTGCTGTGACAAGACGCCGCCGGTTGCGGTGATCTTGATGATGTCGGCCCCGGCGCGCGACGCCTTGCGGACCTTTTCGGCGCATTCGAGCGCGCCGGTGCAGGTGTAACCCTGATCGAGCACGTCATGGACGTCCTCGCGAAAGCCGGTGACGTCGCCATGCCCGCCGATGATCGACAGCGCCGGACCGGCGGCGATGATCCGCGGGCCCGTGATGAACCCCGCGGCGGTGCCGCGGCGCAGCGAAAAGGCGCTATATTGCGCCGACCCCGCCTCACGCACCGTGGTGAAACCGGCGCGCAGCGTGATCCCGGCATTTTTGACACCGACGACGACGCCCCATTCGTCAGGATCGACCGCCTCGCTGCGGAAATCGCCGCCGGGATCGCCGGTCAGGTGGACGTGCAGATCGATCAGGCCGGGGAGCAAAGTCCTGTCGCCCAGGTCGACGATTTCTGCATCGGCGGGCGCGGCGGCGCGGCCCGCGGTGATCGAGGTGATGCGATCGTCGGTGATGACGATCGTCGACGGTCCTTGCGCGGGTTTGTCGGCGTCGGTGATGACGCTTCCGGCGTAGATGACGGTGGTTTTGGCGTTGGCGGTGGCGGCCCCCAAAAGTGCGAGCGTTGCCGCGGCGGCGAGTCCGATTTTGCGCATCCTGTTTCCCCTGACTGATACGCTACCGTGCCGGGCCGGATAGGGGAGGGCAAGCCCATAAAAAGAGGGGCCGGACAAGCCGACCCCTCGAGTTTGTCTTCGGGTAATCGAAAGGACTTACCAGAAGAAATCGTGAATCACGTCGACCACTTCGCCGCTGTAGGTATCGACCAGGATCGCGTCGTTGTAATAGCGGACCCAGCGATAGCCGTCATAGGCGGGCGGCAGGCGATACTGCCACGGATCGTTGATCCAGTAGCGGCTGCTGTAGAACAGCGATCCCAGGCTGAACCCGATGCTAAACCGCGTGTAGCGGTGGTTGCGGTACGGCGAATAATAGGCGCCGAGGCGGTAGCGGCTGCCGTATTGCTGGCGGTAATCGCGCCAGTTGTAGCGGCGGTCGTCGCGCCACGAGCGGTTCCAGTTGCCGCGGCGGTCGCTGTAGCGGCGATCGACGCGGTCATTGTTGTTGCGGTCGTAACGCCGATCGATCTGGCCGTCGCGGTTGCGGTCATAGCGCCGGTCGCGCTGGTCGATGCGGTTGTTGTTATTGCGATCCCAGCGGCGATCGAGGTCGCCGTTGCGATTGCGGTCATAGCGACGGTCGACACGATTGTTGTCGTTGCGGTCGTAACGCTGGTCGACCTGACCGTTGCGGTTGCGGTCCCAGCGACGATCGATCTGGCCGTCGTTGTTGCGGTCATAGGCGCCGCCCTGACGGACTTCGCGCTGCTGTGCCGCGCGTTGCTGTTCGCTACGCTGCTGCCACTGTTGGCGTGGGGCCTGGCGCTGTTGATCGTTGCCGCGCTGCTGTTGCCACTGCTGGCGCTGGGCCTGCCGTTGCGGGTTGTCGCTGCGCTGCTGCTGGCGGGCTTCGCGGCGCTGTTGGCGCTGGGCCGAAGGCTGCTGCGTCTGCTGGCGCTGGACGCGCGCTTCACCGCCGTTATTACCGCGGCGCGCTTCGGGGCCGCGGGGGCCGCGGTTGCCGCGATCACCGTCGCCGCGCTGCGCCAGCTGGATACGCTCGCCCGACGCTTGCGCAGCGGCCGGGGCAATGGGGGTCAGGATCGTCGCAGCGATCAGCAACCCTCCGAACATCTTTTTCATCTCGCCATTCTCCAACTCATGTCCCGTGTGCTGGAGAGGCCAGCCGGGATGATGAATCATGTGTTACCGGCGGCAAGATGATCGGCGGCTGAACCGCGCTGTTGCCTGCGGTTCAGCTACATGAACAGTTCAGTTACAGGAACGAACGGGCTCAGGTGCCGGGGGGCAGGCGCAGCGCGGGGACGGCGCGCGCCGCATCTTCGGGGCGGATGCCGGGCGGCGGCGCGGCGGCGATGCGTTCCTCACCGCGCACGACCCGCCCCGCGCGGCGGATCGCGGTGCGGATACGCGGGTAAGTGCCGCAGCGGCAGATATTTGTGATCGCCGCGTCGATGTCGGCATCGCTGGGGTTGCTGTTCGTGCGCAGCAGCGCCGCGGCGGCCATGATCATCCCCGACTGGCAGAAACCGCATTGCGGCACCTGTTCGGCGACCCACGCCTGTTGCACCGGGTGGCTGCGGTCGCGCGACAGGCCTTCGATCGTGGTGACGAAACGGCCCTCGCACTCCGCGATCGTGACCATGCAGCTGCGGATCGATTCGCCATCGATATCGACGGTGCACGCCCCGCACTCGCCGGTGCCGCAACCATATTTGGTGCCGGTCAGGTTCGACGCATCGCGCAGCGCCCACAGCAGGGGCGTTTCGGGTTCCATCCGATATTCCACCGGACGGTCGTTGACTGAGAATCGCGTCATCGGCGAAGGTTTAACGTCGCCGCGGGATTAGTCACGCCAGCTCGTGTCGATCTTGTCGACCTTGCGCACCATTGCGTCGAATTCGGCCTTGCCCGACTGGCCGGGGATCGCCGCCATATACAGATCGCGCTGATGGACTTTGATGACGTCCTCGCCGACCAGAATTGGCTTGCCCATGCTCATCGTCGCGAGCTGGATTTCGCAGGCGCGCTGCAGCGCCCAATATTTGATGAAGGCATCGGACAGCGATTTTCCCATCACGACGGGGCCGTGGTTGCGCAGCATCAGGATCCGCTTGTCGCCCAGATGTTCGACCAGCCGCGCGCCTTCTTCCTCGCGCACCGTCACCCCCTCGAAATCATGATAGGCGAGCTGGCCCATGAAGTTGCAGGCATAAAAATTGACCGGTTGCAGGCCGCCTTCCAGCCCGCACACCGCGACCGTCGCGGTGGTGTGGGTGTGGATGATCGCATGGGCGTCGGGCAGGACGCGGTGGAACAGGCTGTGCTGGACGAACCCGGCCTTGTTGACGTGCCACGGATTATCGTCGTCCAGCTTGTTGCCGTCGATGTCGATCTTGATCAGGCTGGAGGCGGTGACCTCGCTGAAATGCATGCCATAGGGATTGATCAGAAAGGCGCCTTCCTGATCGTCCAGCTTTACGGTGATATGGTTGAAGATCATCTCGTCCCAGCCCATCATCGCGAAGATGCGGTAGCAAGCGGCCAGTTCCTGCCGCGCCGTCCATTCGGCTTCGCTATATTTGCTGTTGCGCTTGAGCTGGGTCGCCATCGCCTGTCCCTTTATGATGTTAGTTTTGTCCTGCTACCTATGCCATAAGGCACGGGGGCGGCACAATCCCACAGGCGGGGCGGACGGTTCATCAGCGGGTTCATCCGCGGCGCAGGGGCATTTCGCCGCGCGGGGGCTTGCATTTCGCCGCGAATCCTCTTATCGGCCCAGCCATCGGAACGTCGCGGGTTCGCGGCGCTTCTTTTATTGCCCTTATATCGGCGATTTATGGCGGACCGGATATCCGGTTGCCGTTCATCGTTGGACGAACCGGAGACGACACGGCACATGCAGATCATCGTTCGCGACAATAATGTCGACCAGGCCCTTCGCGCGCTCAAGAAGAAGTTGCAGCGCGAGGGCGTGTATCGCGAAATGAAGCTGCGCCGTCATTACGAGAAGCCCAGCGAAAAG carries:
- a CDS encoding PilZ domain-containing protein, producing the protein MNTPRIPQPRRQPRTPVAIEVTVNGVLNFVEGQITDLSEGGARIDGASMPARSRCEIHYGGQVTYAVVMWSEVDRMGVRFPYELTHGPLYNALNRARNAVAINPAQIFLNNRTPVFGRRGLS
- a CDS encoding NAD(P)-dependent alcohol dehydrogenase; this translates as MQAVVCRRYGGPEVLEFREVPMPEPAANEVRVKVVATSVTSGDSRLRAARFPPGMGLIARLLFGWRGPRQPILGTELAGIVDAVGAGVTRYRPGDAVMAFPGGAMGCHAEYRCVAETGPIARKPDGLSFAKAATLCFGGSTALHFLEVAAVAPGDRVLVVGASGAVGSALVQLARHRGAAVTAVCSARNADLVRDLGAAAVIDYATIDFRGQPGAYDVVFETTGGMTTGEALPLLRRKGRFVAIAAGVPDMLATIGAPGRGGRRVIAGPASEKPEHVRQLADLAASGVLRPVVDGTFSFDAIAAAHAYVDTGRKRGSVAVLLDPAAHE
- a CDS encoding lysine--tRNA ligase, which produces MTEFRAAALTSKAWPFEEARKLVKRYPDGKPGGAPMLFETGYGPSGLPHIGTFNEVLRTTMVRRAYEEMTGAPTRLVAFSDDMDGLRKVPDNVPNHAMLTEYLGKPLTDVPDPFEKFESFAHHNNAMLREFLDRFGFDYEFVSSTERYKNGAFDEALKNVLRHNQDILDIMLPTLRAERAATYSPILPVSPTSGVVLQVPVTVVDADAGLVSFDDDGQMITHSVLGGGAKLQWKVDWAMRWVALGVDYEMYGKDLTDSGVQSGKIAKALGGRKPEGLIYEMFLDEKGEKISKSKGNGLSLEQWLDYGSEESLAFFAYREPKAAKQLHIGVIPKAVDEYLQMRGNYPAQDADKQLGNPVHHVHVARGQAVPTAELPVTFGLLLNLVGVMGADASKDQIWRYLGQYVEGADAATYPELDRLIDNAMAYNRDYVAPTLSRRKPVGGEGAALAELDAKLAALSADAGADDIQNIVYEIGKNEAYGFENLRDWFKALYETLLGSSAGPRMGSFIALFGIDNTRRLIAEALA
- a CDS encoding asparaginase domain-containing protein, which encodes MIEIFTTGGTIDKVYFDALSEFQIGPAAIPDLLRENNVHVPHRVTQLMRKDSLELDDVDRAAIRAAVAASDAAHILVTHGTDTMVLTGRALAGIAGKTIVMTGAMQPASVRASDAEFNVGFALAAAQTLPSGVYIAMNGMIFDPATTEKDRARARFVAQDRG
- a CDS encoding fatty acid desaturase family protein encodes the protein MPAVRLLPPDRFFDRSQWAAITAASRWRGIWLVAHAWIVSIALVGIAAWSQNPAAWAVAVVFVGGRQLGLAILMHDAAHGLLHPVRKTNNFLGQWLTGAAVGSDLIAYRTYHLQHHKFTQQAEDPDLSLSKPFPTTRASLGRKILRDLTGQTFFKQRIAQFGFAIVGLKAMLRGEMADKGRASTTAGTPFNKQSDDGMTSPTVDLAGAITVARAVGRFLLVQAVLLAASLALYGWTPYLLWLAGLATTFQLYLRIRNIAEHACTTTGSDDPFTHARTTHAGWLARATVAPYWVNYHSEHHLFMGVPCYRLAEVHAMLGRAGRHESMTIAPGYAAVLRQVTAKG